In Neisseriaceae bacterium CLB008, one genomic interval encodes:
- a CDS encoding c-type cytochrome: MKPLKLASLLAAIPLMLAVAACSDQPTAAKPSQYEVKVGDEIVKTDYSVPNQKDLAEHENRDLILYGGRLLNETKRLLPNNVGAQMNCNSCHMGNGKEEKGAHYVNAYNSYPKKMPRAGKMVDLPMRINGCFQRSMNGKPLAVDSREMQAMLAYMAWLSEGLPKGAQVQIDVGGKIDDSIEPNPERGKQLYAQQCASCHGDNGEGMNDARGNAVFPPLWGEQSFNIGAGLARTYKAAAFIRDNMPMSVQKHGVWGQGGVLTDQDAVDIAEYFTHQPRPDFAGKVNDWPNGNKPKDARY; the protein is encoded by the coding sequence ATGAAACCATTGAAACTAGCCTCCTTGCTGGCCGCCATTCCCTTAATGCTTGCCGTTGCAGCCTGTTCTGATCAGCCTACTGCGGCCAAGCCTAGTCAATATGAAGTTAAGGTGGGCGATGAAATTGTCAAAACGGATTACAGCGTACCTAATCAGAAAGATTTAGCTGAGCATGAGAACCGTGATTTGATTTTGTACGGTGGTCGTCTATTGAATGAAACCAAGCGGCTGTTGCCCAATAATGTAGGCGCACAAATGAACTGTAACAGCTGCCACATGGGTAATGGTAAGGAAGAAAAAGGAGCGCACTATGTGAATGCCTATAATAGCTACCCTAAGAAAATGCCGCGGGCGGGTAAAATGGTGGATTTGCCGATGCGTATTAATGGTTGCTTCCAACGCTCGATGAACGGTAAGCCGCTTGCGGTGGACAGTAGAGAAATGCAGGCGATGCTGGCCTATATGGCCTGGCTGAGCGAAGGTTTGCCTAAAGGTGCGCAGGTACAGATCGATGTGGGGGGGAAGATTGATGACAGCATTGAACCCAACCCTGAGCGTGGTAAACAGCTTTATGCCCAGCAGTGTGCCAGCTGTCATGGTGATAACGGCGAAGGCATGAATGATGCGCGCGGTAACGCAGTGTTCCCACCGTTATGGGGTGAGCAGTCCTTTAATATTGGTGCTGGTTTGGCCAGAACCTATAAGGCAGCCGCCTTTATTCGAGACAATATGCCCATGTCGGTGCAAAAGCATGGCGTGTGGGGTCAAGGTGGGGTGCTGACGGATCAAGATGCCGTAGACATTGCCGAATACTTTACCCATCAGCCACGGCCTGATTTTGCCGGCAAAGTGAATGATTGGCCTAATGGTAACAAGCCCAAAGATGCACGTTATTAA
- a CDS encoding aminoglycoside adenylyltransferase domain-containing protein gives MVTRRHSGPHLCPPQPDPGLAILLAQAGQASHRLIGPDAKTLFNPIPKEDLLSTFQHTLNQWRSPDDLSGDERNIILAIGRIWYSVHTHKITTKGQTAASQLPAQHAQLLATACAEYLGHTTHDWHSALSQVIDFVAHAQTRLNLLITTGLKE, from the coding sequence ATGGTTACGAGACGACATTCTGGCCCACACCTATGCCCCCCACAGCCAGACCCTGGCTTAGCTATTTTATTGGCGCAGGCCGGCCAAGCCAGCCACCGTCTTATTGGGCCAGACGCAAAGACTCTGTTTAATCCCATCCCCAAAGAAGACCTCTTAAGTACGTTTCAACACACGCTAAACCAATGGCGAAGCCCCGACGACTTAAGCGGTGACGAGCGCAACATCATTCTGGCCATAGGGCGTATCTGGTACAGCGTCCACACCCACAAAATCACCACCAAAGGCCAAACCGCCGCCTCTCAGCTGCCTGCCCAACACGCTCAGCTGTTGGCAACCGCCTGTGCCGAATACTTAGGGCACACAACCCATGACTGGCATTCAGCTCTATCCCAAGTTATTGATTTTGTAGCCCATGCCCAAACGCGCCTCAACCTCCTTATCACCACCGGCTTAAAAGAATGA
- a CDS encoding cytochrome c encodes MKKIYFTLSALAVIGVVAAYGGSHALMSARQQTIEPKLTASADVVQRGQYVAQSSDCFACHSVPGGAPYAGGLAMQTPVGAIYSTNITPDVETGIGGYSLAQFANAVKHGVRQDGAPLYPAMPYPSYTIMPDEDVEAMYAYFMTEVKPVKQENQASTLPTVMSMRWPVAYWQALFAPSREFKPHSEWDAQTKRGAYLVEGPGHCGACHTPRGVAYQEKAMSMADNDSFLSGAVVDGWRAKSLRGEGNGLGEWSEADITQFLQTGRTDKIIAFGAMADVVEHSTQHMTTEDLGAMAKYLKSLPATSGRPLERPTQEDKTTQALLDGTDTSRGALLYTENCIVCHRADGKGVPRIFPAMDDNSAVVANNAQSVIQVTLEGGRMADTPHDKMAFTMPAFNKLSDEDVKDIVNFVRTEWTNNAPRIETKDVTEIRRFLEKKSPHYLGEKQ; translated from the coding sequence ATGAAAAAAATCTATTTCACATTGAGTGCCTTGGCCGTGATTGGCGTTGTTGCCGCCTACGGTGGATCGCATGCCCTGATGTCTGCTCGACAACAAACCATTGAGCCTAAATTAACTGCCAGTGCCGATGTGGTACAGCGGGGCCAATACGTGGCGCAAAGCTCCGACTGCTTTGCCTGTCATAGTGTGCCTGGTGGCGCGCCCTACGCAGGCGGGCTGGCGATGCAAACCCCAGTTGGGGCGATTTACTCGACCAATATTACGCCTGACGTGGAGACAGGTATTGGTGGCTACTCATTGGCCCAGTTTGCCAATGCGGTAAAACATGGGGTACGTCAAGACGGTGCCCCCTTGTATCCTGCTATGCCTTATCCTTCTTATACCATTATGCCGGATGAAGACGTGGAGGCGATGTACGCCTACTTTATGACTGAAGTGAAGCCAGTGAAGCAAGAGAACCAAGCGTCTACCTTGCCAACGGTAATGAGTATGCGTTGGCCAGTTGCTTATTGGCAGGCGCTGTTTGCGCCCTCGCGTGAGTTTAAGCCTCATTCTGAGTGGGATGCACAAACCAAGCGTGGTGCCTATCTAGTAGAAGGCCCTGGACACTGTGGTGCTTGCCATACACCACGTGGTGTGGCCTACCAAGAAAAAGCCATGAGTATGGCCGATAACGACAGCTTCTTGTCTGGTGCGGTAGTGGATGGCTGGCGAGCGAAGAGCTTGCGCGGTGAGGGCAATGGTTTGGGCGAGTGGAGCGAGGCGGATATTACTCAGTTCTTGCAAACCGGCCGCACCGATAAGATCATTGCGTTCGGCGCCATGGCCGATGTGGTGGAACACAGCACTCAACACATGACCACTGAAGACCTAGGCGCCATGGCGAAATATTTAAAATCTTTGCCTGCTACCTCGGGTCGTCCCCTAGAGCGACCGACTCAAGAAGATAAAACCACCCAAGCCTTATTGGACGGTACGGATACCAGCCGCGGTGCTTTGCTGTACACAGAAAATTGTATTGTTTGCCATCGGGCTGATGGTAAGGGTGTCCCACGGATTTTCCCAGCCATGGATGACAACAGTGCCGTCGTGGCCAACAATGCCCAGTCGGTGATCCAAGTGACCTTAGAGGGTGGCCGTATGGCGGACACGCCGCACGACAAGATGGCATTTACCATGCCGGCGTTTAATAAGCTCAGCGATGAAGACGTGAAAGACATTGTCAACTTTGTGCGCACCGAGTGGACCAATAATGCGCCGCGTATTGAGACTAAGGACGTGACTGAAATCCGTCGCTTCTTAGAGAAGAAATCACCCCATTATTTGGGAGAGAAACAATGA
- a CDS encoding autotransporter outer membrane beta-barrel domain-containing protein, which yields MKPSMPHKKIAILISSLTMVMGGAVWADNVVCSNTLYYCGAKSGDDVFIYTDKPGGIKPLQGYGVYLSSTKHNFNDLTIETTGSKADGIRSNGNKGSFFVAQGKVDISASGSGSDGINLGAKGGPGSDPNEVANNTVILSGSEGKISADAIAVRANNNLGAGSESIIILGDNFTIEQTGTKVDNKTESTGYAVYAGNRDEDISGFGTLDWLLKGHRNNNKGRSYVFIGDNAVISSAGQSSANQQGAAVYANKGGLIQLGNNVTVTAPEGAYHLYASTEKQNTGTNNAGQVAEERSGTILLTGDANINQSGSATEVVMQAKGAGSVIQSGYVDLAYTDTDTTIGTEVHASGGRFLMNGGLSAVEGGTVDLNMTNGSQFKGFTTQDVDSTVNVALSGDQSRWQMTQESTLNQLILADGAVLDVTSGVADPTQKDFVLNGDVTSASGVISLAGPNNRYQNTFTINGDYTGKNGVVQMNTEWLAPGGPNGEDSQSDVLIITGQASGNTQVVPIGKDGKVMVIDGDVAPSQDVLNSVYVVKTGGASDGAFVGTIRTKGLGEAQLARVGDDFRWTLEALDPDPPIDPPIDPPIDPPIDPPIIDPPIVKPEIIAPEVSAYAQMAYANMELGYTTLGTLHERVGDGQAQKTRPQSWGRVVVKHLEAEGKGRLNQDGEQVVLQFGRDVAVNHNEADGSSQHTGLMASYGHYANDYFDRHHVQNGVVVGQRYTGKTQTDAATVGVYHTYYAQSGGYVDWVGQVSYLRNRYKARNGVDASQHGWGAAASVEVGQPYLIKNSQWTVEPQAQLVYQYLNLDSFNDGLKSISQDSNHGVRGRLGTRVVYQPSEAPEQGQQFYGLVNVWHDFVKPKAVRIDHASIRETYNQTWGELGLGLQIPTSEASYVYADARYEHSFGGDKREGYRGTVGFKYSWK from the coding sequence ATGAAACCTTCAATGCCCCACAAAAAAATCGCGATCTTAATTTCCTCGTTAACCATGGTGATGGGCGGTGCTGTTTGGGCCGATAATGTGGTCTGCAGCAATACTTTGTATTACTGCGGTGCAAAATCGGGTGATGACGTGTTTATTTACACGGATAAGCCTGGTGGGATTAAACCATTACAGGGTTACGGCGTGTATTTGAGTTCAACGAAGCATAACTTTAATGACTTGACCATTGAAACCACGGGCAGTAAGGCCGATGGGATTCGAAGTAATGGCAATAAAGGCAGTTTTTTTGTTGCTCAAGGTAAGGTAGACATTTCTGCCTCTGGCTCTGGCTCTGATGGCATTAATTTAGGCGCCAAAGGTGGACCTGGTAGTGATCCTAATGAAGTGGCCAACAATACGGTGATCTTAAGCGGCTCCGAAGGTAAAATCAGCGCCGATGCCATTGCCGTTCGGGCCAATAATAACCTCGGAGCTGGGTCGGAATCCATCATCATCTTGGGGGATAACTTCACCATTGAGCAAACCGGCACTAAGGTGGACAACAAGACTGAATCGACAGGTTATGCTGTTTATGCGGGTAACCGAGATGAGGACATCAGTGGTTTTGGCACACTAGATTGGCTGCTTAAGGGGCACCGTAACAACAATAAAGGCAGGTCCTACGTCTTTATCGGTGACAATGCAGTGATTTCATCCGCAGGGCAGTCAAGCGCAAACCAGCAAGGTGCTGCGGTTTATGCCAATAAAGGTGGCTTGATTCAGCTGGGCAATAATGTGACCGTTACGGCGCCGGAAGGGGCTTACCATCTGTATGCGTCGACTGAGAAACAAAACACCGGCACCAACAATGCTGGGCAGGTGGCGGAGGAGCGCTCCGGCACGATTTTGCTGACGGGTGATGCCAATATCAATCAATCAGGCTCTGCTACTGAAGTGGTCATGCAGGCTAAGGGCGCAGGCTCGGTGATCCAAAGTGGCTATGTAGATTTGGCCTATACCGACACCGACACCACCATTGGTACCGAGGTTCATGCCTCTGGCGGTCGATTTTTGATGAATGGTGGACTCTCTGCTGTCGAGGGCGGTACGGTTGATTTAAACATGACGAATGGCTCTCAGTTTAAAGGCTTTACCACACAAGATGTCGATTCTACGGTTAATGTGGCACTGTCTGGCGATCAAAGCCGCTGGCAGATGACGCAAGAATCAACGTTAAATCAGCTCATCTTGGCGGACGGTGCTGTCTTAGACGTGACCTCAGGAGTCGCTGATCCTACGCAAAAAGACTTTGTGCTCAATGGTGACGTCACCAGCGCCTCTGGCGTGATTTCCTTAGCTGGCCCTAACAACCGCTACCAGAATACGTTCACCATTAATGGAGACTACACGGGTAAAAATGGTGTGGTGCAGATGAATACCGAATGGCTAGCGCCAGGCGGACCTAATGGAGAAGATTCTCAATCTGATGTGCTGATCATTACGGGCCAAGCGAGTGGTAACACACAGGTTGTTCCCATTGGCAAAGACGGTAAGGTGATGGTGATTGATGGTGATGTGGCCCCAAGCCAAGATGTGCTGAACAGTGTGTATGTGGTGAAAACCGGCGGTGCCAGCGACGGCGCATTTGTCGGGACGATCAGAACCAAAGGCCTGGGTGAGGCGCAGCTGGCCCGCGTCGGCGATGATTTTCGCTGGACCTTAGAGGCGCTGGACCCTGATCCGCCAATTGATCCGCCCATTGATCCGCCTATCGATCCCCCGATTGATCCTCCCATCATTGATCCTCCAATTGTGAAGCCTGAAATTATTGCGCCTGAAGTGTCCGCCTATGCCCAAATGGCTTATGCGAATATGGAGCTAGGCTACACCACCTTGGGTACGCTGCATGAACGGGTGGGGGATGGTCAGGCGCAAAAAACACGGCCACAAAGCTGGGGCCGCGTGGTGGTGAAACATTTGGAGGCCGAAGGTAAGGGCCGATTGAATCAAGACGGTGAGCAGGTTGTGCTGCAGTTTGGTCGCGATGTTGCCGTCAACCACAATGAAGCCGATGGCTCTAGCCAACATACTGGCCTGATGGCCTCGTATGGTCACTATGCCAATGATTATTTTGATCGCCACCATGTACAAAATGGCGTTGTGGTGGGCCAGCGTTACACTGGCAAGACCCAAACGGATGCGGCTACTGTGGGTGTTTACCATACCTATTATGCCCAGAGCGGTGGTTATGTGGATTGGGTGGGCCAGGTTTCGTATTTGCGTAACCGCTATAAAGCCCGTAATGGTGTGGATGCGAGCCAGCATGGTTGGGGCGCAGCCGCATCGGTCGAAGTGGGCCAGCCTTACTTAATTAAAAACAGCCAATGGACGGTTGAGCCGCAGGCACAGCTGGTGTATCAATACCTTAATTTGGATAGCTTTAATGATGGCTTGAAATCCATTAGCCAAGACAGTAACCACGGCGTGCGTGGCCGCTTAGGAACTCGAGTGGTGTATCAGCCTAGTGAAGCGCCAGAGCAAGGCCAACAGTTTTATGGCCTGGTGAACGTATGGCATGATTTTGTTAAGCCTAAAGCGGTTCGTATTGACCACGCTTCGATTCGGGAGACGTATAACCAAACCTGGGGTGAATTAGGCCTGGGCTTGCAAATACCCACCAGTGAAGCTTCTTACGTTTATGCCGATGCACGTTATGAGCATTCATTTGGCGGCGATAAGCGTGAAGGTTATCGTGGCACGGTAGGCTTTAAATATTCATGGAAATGA